The DNA window TTGATCATTCCGACGAAGTAGAGACCCGGCCATCCCGGCGCCGCGATGCGCTTGTAGAGATCGAGGCGATTATTGACCGGGCGCACGATGTCCTCGGAGAGGAACGGAAATTCCGTGACGAAGCCGGTCGCGGCGATGATGCAATCGAACGCCTCGCGCGATCCGTCGACGAAGCCGATATCCCGGTCTGCGATCGTCGCGATACCCTGCTTCACGGCGACGCGCTCGAACAGGATATCCTGTATGATGGTCGAACTGATCGTCGCATGAACGCGGTGCGTCAGCGGCTTGAAGCCGTGCGAGGTCATATCGCCATGTACGGCGCGGATCAGCCAACCCATCACTCTTCGACGGAAGGCCGTCGGGATAAAGCGGCGCTGCAGCAGCGCGCCAATGTCGCCGATAGCACGACCGAGCACGACGTGCGGCATGACGAGCACGGGCGAGCGCGCCACCAGCACGGTGCGGGCCGCGGTGGTGCAAATGTCGCTGGCGATATCCACCGCACTGTTGCCGGCTCCGATAATGCAGACGCGCCTTCCGACAAAAGCTTCCGGCGTGCGGTAGTCTGACGAATGCAGATATTCGCCGGCAAAACCGCCGCGAATCTCTTCCGCATGCGCGGCGCGCGCGAACGGCCCGGTGCAGACAACGACGGCGTCGAAGGCGCCTTCCTGACCGTCTGCGGTTCGCACGGTCCAGCCCGCATCCCCTGCGGCGCCGGGAACGGGCGGCTGTATCGCGGCGACATCCGCCTTGAAACGGATCAGGGAGTAAAGATCGAATTGATGCGCATAGGCATTGAGGTACCGCGCCATATCGCGGTGGTCCGGGATGCGCTGGGTTGCGGCATCGAACGGGAAATCCGCGAACTGGGTCAGCTTCCGGGACGTGTTGATGTGCAGATTTCGGTAGAGATAATTCCGGCCATTGTCGTTGTCGTAGACCCAGGCGCCGCCGACCATCGAGCCCTTTTCATAAACGACAACCTTGAAACCCTTATCTTTAAGAGTCTTGGCCGTAACCAGCCCTGCAGGGCCGGCACCGATGACGGCGACCCTTCGCTGTTGAAGTTGAGCTGATTTCGCAGTCACCAAAGGCGTGGTCCACAATTTGTGCAATCAGGCTAGCTGCCTCACCGCAGTGCAGCAAGACAGTTTGCAATGGATAATCAATAAGTTTAGCTTATGTGTTATGCCGATCCTGGATATTGACGCGCTGCGCACATTCGTCTCCGTGGTGGACCAAGGCTCTTTCGCCGCTGCGGCCGGACGCGTCTATCGTACGCAGGCCGCCGTGACCCAGCGGATTCAACGGCTGGAGGCCAACATCGGGCGGCCGCTGCTCCGCAAAGTGGGCCGCGCCAAACGCCTCACCGATGACGGCGTCACGCTGCTGGATTATGCCCGCCGCATTCTGGCGTTGCATGACGAAGCCTGCGCGTCGCTGGTCGGAACGAAGGTCACCGGGGAAATCCGCCTTGGCGCTCCAGATGATGCCAGCGAAACCATCCTCCCGGGCATGCTACGGCGCTTTGCAACGATGTTTCCCGAGGTGCGCGTCGTCATTCACATCGCGCGTAGCGCGTTTTTGATGCAATCCCTGAAACAGGGCGAGATCGACATGGCGATTTCGACGCGAGATGATCCTTCTCATCCACGCCTGCGTTTGCGCACCGCGCCGACGTTCTGGCTCTCCGCGGCGGAGTTCAAGCTCGTTCGCAACGAGCCGGTGCCGTTGGTGATGCACGACGAGCCGAGTCTTTTTCGCTCAATTGCACTGGACGCCCTCGAGAAAGCTCATATTCCGATGCGCCTCACCCACATCTCAGGCTCGCTATCCGGCATCAGGGCGGCGGTACGCGCGGGCCTTGGCATCACGGCACGCTCCATCGAAACGCTTGAGCCTACCTTTCGCGTACTCGGCACAGCGGATGGCTTGCCGCCGTTGCCCGATGTCAGCCTCTATCTTTATCTCGCTACCCTGAATGCTCATCCGACTGCGCGGCAGCTTTTTGACAGCCTTCGGGATTCATTTGGAGAGCCGGACTGAGAGTTCAGGACTGATGACTGATCTTCAGTCAAATTTTTTTTAGCGTTGAAATTGAGCCCCCCGGGGAAAACGAACTCGGATTCCGTCAGATGCTTGATGTCTGGCAGACACCTGCTTCAATTTCGCAGATTGGCGTAGTTGGTGTGGAAATCCTTTAGCGGCTTTCGTCTTTTACCGACAGGTGCAAACGGGCAGCCGGCCTTCGCCCTTTACGGCCGCAATGTCACGGGCGGACCTTGGAGCGCGCACTCCGTCCATGTCCTCACACTGGACCACGGAGCGCCTGTGTGACTTTCAGTCAGATTTCCTGCTGAGTTCTACGAACTCCCCGCCGCGATATATCAGGGGTAGTCGATCTGTTTCCTGCACAAACACCACTCGCCCGATAAAAACCGAGTGGGTTCCTGACTTTGTTTGCGCTTCAACGACACATTCAAGCTGAGCGGCACATCCCTCGATCATTGGCACGCCCGTCAGGCCCGAACGATAATCTACTCGTCCCAGCGGATCATCCGGCTTCAACGCAAAGTGCTGCGCGATGGCGATCTGGTCTGCTGACAATACATTTACAGCAAAAATGCCGGACCTCTCAATCAATGAATGCGATTTGTTGGCCTGGTTGATCACCACAAGAATGCACGGCGGGGCGGCTGAAACGCTGCACACGGCCGTTGCAGTCATCCCGTTTGAAACAGACCCCTCTCTGCTCGTAATGACTGTAACAGTGGACGCCATGCATCGCATGGCAGCCTTGAACTGGGCCGCATCGATACTTACCAAGGATCTTGCCAGGGATGCGTATTCGTTGAGTACCGGCATTTACTTATCTTTCGTCGCGATCATACCGAGATGATCACGAAGAGTTCGGCCCTCATATTCGCGTCGAAACAGGCCCTTCTCCTGCAGGATCGGCACGACCTCGCCGACGAAATCCTCGAACGTGTCTGGCAGGAATGCGGGAGAAACGACGAATCCGTCGGCTGCACCTGATGTCACCGTATCGGCCATCTGTTCGGCGACGTCCTTTGCGGTCCCGACGAACCGTGGGCACATGACTCCCCGGCCGTAAATCCGTCCGGCGTCGGCAATCGTGATCGATTGTCCGGCCGCAATGCTTTTCAGGGCCGCGAGATTTCCCTGACTTCCCGAGGACTGGACAGTCTCGACACTGGCGTCGAGAGGCAGATCGGAAAAATCCGCGTTGGCGTGCGCGGCAAGCGTCGACAGTCCGACCAAAGGGTCGACCAGTGAATCGTGAAGATCACGCTTCTCTTCCGCCTCCGAGCGGCTTTCGCCGATGAACGGCATCATCGCCATCAGTACTTTGCTGGAATCCGGCGGCCGGCCCACATCAGCGAGCGCCATACTCACATCGGCCTTGAACGCCCGCATCCGTTCCAGACTCGGCTGAAGCGCGAAGATCACCTCGGACCAGCGCGCCGCGAACGCCTTGCCGCGGCCGGACGATCCGGCCTGGATCACCACCGGGCGTCCTTGCGGACTTCGCGGGATGTTCAGAGGGCCGCGCGATTGAAACCATTTTCCACAGTGGTTGAGATAGTGAACCTTGTCCGGATCCGCATAGATCCCATTCTCCCGGTCGAGAACAAGCGCATCCTCATCCCAACTGTCCCAGAGACCGAAAGCGACCTCCATGAACTCATCGGCCCGGTCGTAGCGTTCGTCATGACCAAGATGCGGGACATTGCCGAAGTTTAGCGCTTCTCCATCGTTCATCGATGTCACGACGTTCCACGCGGCGCGGCCTGCGGAAATGTGATCAAGCGTCGCAAATTCGCGCGCGATATTATAAGGCGCGTCATAGGTCGTAGACCGTGTCGCGCCTAGGCCGATATGGCTCGTGACGGCCGCCAGCGCGCCGAGCAACGGAACCGGATCCATGCGCGTGGCATCCTGATCGCCATGGCGAATGCCGGTGCGGTGACTCGCTCCATAGCGATCGGCGATCGCAAGCCGATCGGCAAAGAACAGGAAATCAAATCGGCCGCGCTCCAATAGCTGCGCGATCTCGACGTAGTGCGCCAGACCCAGAAAATCGGTCGGATGTTTCGGATTGCGCCAGATCGCATGGCTGTGAACCACAGGGCCAGCGATCAGAAATCCGCAAAGATGCATGGTGCTTGCTTTTGACACGCGAATCCTCCTTGGGCGCCGCACAGGCTGCGCTCCGCTGCGAGTGACCGGCAGCTTTCCAACCAGCTCAGGTTACGATTTCGACGATCTCGTTTTTGCCGTTGTGGATGACTTGGTGAACGAAGGAGCGGTTGAGCTGATCCCCACGTTCATTGAAATCCACCGTCGCGCCTGCGCCGACGAAATTGGTCTTCTTGCCCGCACGCACCATTTCCAGCGCACGCACGATGTCGTCGACTTCTTCGCCCGGTGGATTGCAGACCTCGGGAATCGATTTGACCCAAACCGCCGCATCGGAAGACTTGGCATGCTCCATGGCAAGGGCCGTTACGCAAACCTGGTCGTGCGTGTTGCCCGCGAACAGGAAGACGGTGCCCTCCGGAGCGCCCATTTCCTTGACGAACTTCCTGTAGGCGTCCGAATTCAGCGGCGGTCCCGGCTGCAGGTGGTGGATTCCTTCGGCCACTTCCGGCGGAACGCTTTTGAGGAACGCACCGTCGGCGTCGGCGCCGGTACCAAGCCCCACGATCTTCGACTGGTATCCGCCGCGATACACTTCCTTCGCGATCGCGACAAAGTCCGTCAGCAACGAGCCGCAGAACACACCGTCCGGCTCCGAACCGAACGCTTTCTCGACTTCCGCGCGGTACGATGCCTGGTTGGGATTGTACATGATGACGTCAAGGACCGTGCCGCCGCGCTTGGCCATTTCGGCCTTGAACGGCTCGATCATCGCGACCACGAACGGGTTCTGCTGCGCCAGGATATTGATCTTCTTGAGGTTCAAGCTTGTCACTACTTTTGCGCCCGCAGGCCCCCACTGCGAGCTCTTGGCCTGGAACCGGTAAACTTGCCCCTTGTTGTCACCGTCGGTGATGGCGTCTGCCGCGGCCGAAACCATTTCAACCTTGTTGGCGGCGAGAATCAGCGGTTTTGCAGCCAATGCTTCCGGGCTTCCCCAGAAGCCTCCGACGACTTCCACCTTGTTGACATCGAGCAGCTTATGCGTGGCGGTCACGCTGGTCGTCGCGCTGGTTTCCGAATCTTCGATATAGAGATGAAATTTTCGGCCGCCCAGAATTCCGCCCGCATCGTTGATCGTTTTCACAACGAGATCAGCGGCCTTCTTCATGTCCGGGCCGTAGGGACCGGTGGCGCCTGTGAACGGCAAGACCATTCCGATCGCGATTTCCTCTGCCCCCTGGCCGAATGATGGTCGCATACCAAGACCCGTCAACGAGAGGCTCAGCATGCCTACAATGTGACGCCGGTTGAACGCGCTGGCCGATTTCATCATGATCATAACTCCGTTTTCGAGAACCCAGATTCAAAGCTGTCGAAGGCTGATCGTCCCGGAGAAGAACGCGAGGCTTCGACGTCCTCCTCACTCTCAGGGAAGAAGTCGCGCACCTGCTTTCGCGGCTCGGGAAGCAGCCCTTGTGGCTTCAGGATCAGCAATAGAATGATGCCAATGCCGACAAGGCCAAGGCGCAGCGCAGAGAGCTGGGCGCCGTCCACAACCTGGAGAACATCCTTCAAGAAACGGGTTGCCTCTATCAAAGCCATGATCGTGCAGACGCCGATCAATAGACCGATGTTCGACCCGCGGCCTCCGAGGATCACGGCCATGAACGCATAGGCTGTGATGATCGACGTGAATTGGCCGGGATCGATATAGGTCAGGAAAAACGCATGAAGCGCCCCGGCAATCCCCATCACCGCGCCGCCGATCGCAAAGGCCTTTATTCTCAGGAGAAGGACCGGTTTTCCGAGTGCGCAGGCAACCGTCGGATCGTCGCGGACCGCGCGGAGCGCTCGTCCGAACGGCGAACGCACCAGCATTTCGAGCGTCACGAACGCCAGCGCCACCAGCACGATCGAAAAACAGAGCAGCACGGCGTCGTATCGGGCCATTGGAACGAGCGCGGAAAACGGCCGCGGAATATCGGCGATCCCGATGGCACCGCCTGTCAGCCAGTCTTCATTGAGCAGGAGAATGCCGACGATCTCGCCGAATCCGATCGTCACGATCGCCAGATAATCATCGGCCAGACGGATCGACAGGAAGGCCAGGATTGTGCTCGCGGCGGCGCTCACCGCGGCGGCGGCTACCATGGCACCGAACCATCCGATGTGAGGGGCAAGCAAAGCCGTCGCGTAGGCGCCCAGCGCAACAAACCCGACAACGCCGAAGTTCGCGAGGCCTGCAACGCCCCACTGGAAGTTAAGCGCAAGTCCGACAAGCGCCGCAATCGAGACAAGAACGCCCAGCGTGGAGAGATAGGCGATCATCGTCGAACCGCCTTTCCGCCGAGCAATCCTTGCGTTCGTATCAACAGGAGCAGAAGGATGATACCGAAGCTTACAACCTGCCGGTAGTTTGTCGGCAGGATCAGCGTCGAGAGCTCCTCGGTCAGACCGATGACGAGCGCACCGATCACCGCGCCGAGCGGATTTCCAAGTCCGCCCAGAATCGCGGCAGCGAATACCGGTATCTGATAATTCCAACCGAGCAGCGGATCGACGGCGCGATCAAGACCGGCGAGAACCCCCGACATCGCAAGCAGTGCGCCCGACAACGCCCATGTAATGCGGACGATCGTTTCCCGTTCGATCCCGCGTACTGCGGCAAGCGCCGGATTGTCCGCCGTCGCGCGCATCGCCCGTCCAAGCGGAGATGCATAGAGAAGGAGCTGCACGACAATAACGCAGAGAATGACCGTTATCGCGGCGACAAACTGCTCGTGGTTGATGCGCAAGCCGTGCCAGCGCATGGGCCGGGCAATTTCAGCGTTGAAATTGCGGGTCGAGTTGCCGAATGCGAACCTGCAGATGTTCTCGAGGATCAGCGACAGCCCCAACGACGCGACCAAAAGGACGATCGACCCGCGGTCGCGGAGCCGCACAAAAATGAGCACGTCGGACAACACCAAGACCCCCGCAACAATCAGTGCGGAGATGGCGCCCGCCTCAAGCAGGGACAGATGCAGGAAAGTGTTGATGACCCAGGCAGTATAGGCACCCAGTGTCAGTGTCGCGCCAACCGCGAAGTTCGGAAACTTCAGAATGCCGAACACGATCGTCAAGGCGAGCGCCGGAAGCGCAAGCAACAGACCCGACACCAACCCATCAACCACCAACTGGCCAACCATGACTATTGCATCTTTCCGAAAAACAGGTCGGCCAGGTCACCGCTGGAGACATCGGACGGCGGGGCCTGAAGACTCTTGCGGCCTGCCACCAGGACCATGACCTCGTCGGCAATACGCAGCGCGGCTGCAACGTTCTGCTCGACCAGGAGAACGGTGACGCCGGCTTCACGGACCCGGATGACGGCCTCCATGGTTTCGCCGACGAATTTGGGAGACAGCCCCGCTGTCGGCTCGTCGAGCAGCAGGACTTCGGGATTGGCAAGCAGCGCGCAGGCGAAGGCGAGCATCTGCCGCTGGCCGCCTGAAAGATTTCCCGCCAGGGCCTTTGGCCGTCGCGCGATCTCTGGAAACAACGAGAGCACCTGCTCCTCCTGCGCGGGACCGACACCGCTGCGGCCGCGCAGAAATTCCGTAGCCAGCTTCAGGTTTTCGCGGATCGTTAGATTGCGGAAGACATTTGCCTCCTGTGGGACGTAGGCCAGCCCGGACATTACCCGTCTGGCAGGCGACAGGCCCGTGATGGCCCGGCCGGTAACTTCAATCGAGCCCTCGCGCGAGCGAAGCAATCCGGCCAACGTCTTCACAAAGGATGACTTGCCGGAGCCGTTGGGACCGATCACGGCAAGGATGGTTTCCGGAGCCAGATCGAGGCTGATGCCGCGCACGATATCGCCGCCGCCTTGATATCCCGCACGAAGACCGCGTACCGACAATGCCGGGATTGGAGCTTCCGCGCTCACAACGCCATTCCCAGGTACGCGTCGATTACACGCTCGTCCGACGTCACATCGGCAAACGATCCGGAGACAAGCGTCCTGCCTTCCGCGAGAACATGAACGTCATGGCAGACTTCGCCAATGAGATGCATGTCATGTTCGACGATGCCGAACGAGATGCCCTCGCCATTCAGCTCACGGATCAGGCGTATGATGTCCTTGAGCAGAGGCGGCGCAACCCCCGCAGCCGGCTCGTCGAGAAGAATGAGTTTCGGGTTGAGCAAAAGGACGCGCGCAAGTTCGAGCAGCTTCTTTTGCCCGCCCGACAACGCCGAGGCCGATCGATCGGCCAGATGCCATAGGCCGAGGCGAACGAGGATCTCGCGGGCCCTCGCCGCGTTCTCCTGGTCCTGCTGTCTGACAGCGCGATGCAGAAACAACGCGGCGCCGACTTTCTCGCCGACCTGGTGCGGCGGCGCGAGCAGCAGATTTTCCAGCACGGTCAGGCCGCCCAGCTCTCTGACGATCTGGAAGGTTCTGACAAGTCCGAATGACGCAATCTGGTGTGTCGGCGAGCTGGTGATGTCATGTCCGTCGAAATAGACAGAGCCGGTATCCGGCTTTACCAAGCCGCTGATGACGTTCAGTAGCGTCGTCTTGCCTGCACCATTCGGCCCGATGATGCCGGTGACTTTGCCTTTGCCAAGCGCAAGGGTGCAGTCGCTGAGCGCAGCGACACCGCCGAAATGTTTGCTGACATGACCTATCTTGAGCACGTCCATCATCGAGCCCAGCGATTCCGCAAGTGTTCGGTGAACTCGGCGTGCGCCGTGACCGCAAGCATTCTGCGCTGATTAAAGTTTGGACACATGTGCTCTCGTTGTGGGCACGATGAAAATCGGTGCTTTAAAGAACGGTAGTTCGCGCCTTGCACATAGGCAAATTTATTGTGCTTCGCGAAAAGCAAAGTTTTATTTATCATTTGGTCATGGCTCGCCCGCTCGAGATCAACCTGTTGCGCACGTTCGTCATGCTCATCGAGGAGCAAAGCGTGACGCGCGCCGCGCGCCGTCTCAACAGGACGCAGCCGGCAATCAGTCTTCAACTCGGCCGTCTGAGCGAGGCGGTCGGCCGTCCACTGTTCGAGCGTGATCTCCGGCATCCTCGCCTGACGCGTCACGGCGAGATGCTGTTGCCTTACGCGCGGCAGATGTTGAAGATGCATGACGACGCGCGTTCGCGGCTTTCCAGCGAAGAAATCGCCGGCCGCGTCACGCTCGGCTGTCCGGACCTTTACGCAGCCTTTCTGCTTCCGGTGACCCTCGCGAGCTTCAGGGAAGCGTATCCGGGTATTGAAGTGACGGTGCGCTGCGCGCTCAGCGCACAATTGTCCGAGGAAATTTCCACTGGACGAATTGACGTTGCGCTCGCAACACGCATGCCCAACGTTCATCCGAACGTCGCCAGCATCACGCTGTTGCGAACCGAACCGCTCGTCTGGCTTGGCGCCAAGTCAGGAACCGCTTTTCAGGAGAAGACGCTTCCTCTGGCTCTTCTGCCAGAAGGCAACCTGTACCGGGATTACGCACTTAGCGCACTCAACAATGCCGGTCGCGCGTGGCGCATAGCCTGTGTTTCCGAAAGCATCGCCGGAATGGAAGCCATGGCGCTTGCCGATGCAGCGGTCATCGTGCTGGCGGAGTCCGTGAAAGTTACGGGGCTCCGGCGATTGAACGAACGGGACGGAATGCCACCGCTGCCACCTGTCGACCTGGTTCTTTGGCGACGGGAGCTCGGCGTCTTTCCGGCCGCGGATCATCTGGCCGCGCATATCGAACGAGACATTGGAGGCCTGGCCAGGGCGCCTGGCGCGCTATAGAGGGAAATTCGAAAAGATGTCTGCTTTGCGCCGCCAGCAGCAGTCACCACAAGCATTCCGGCATCTTCGGCTGTGGCGACACGCCCGAGCGGCGCGGTGTCGCCTCGAAGCCAATGGGATCGAGTGCGCATGGCTTGCCAATCGGCGTGCAAATCGTTGGTCGCCGCTTTACCGATGCCGATGTCCTCCCGCGCTAGCTTCTGCCGTCGATATCCCGCGATATCCGACGCGCGCACTCTAGAAGCATTGGCGCAAGCTCTTTCTTCACACCTGCGACTGTCCAGCGCGATGATGGTACTGCAATATTAATTGCCGAACGAACGTCCCCGTCACGATCGAAAATCGGGGCGGCCACGGAAATATCTCCCAGATACGCTTCCTGATCGTTGATCACAAACATGTCGCGCCTGGCTCGGTCGAGTATTGCATTTAGCGCCTTCAAGTCGGTGACTGTGTATTTTGTCATGGCCACGCGTCGCCTGGCCAGAATGGCCTGCGCCTGTTCCGGCGCCAGATACGCAAGAATGGCGCGGCCGGCCGCTGAGCAGAAGGCTGGCAGACGCGAACCGACATGTAGGTTTACGCTCACCGGATGCACGCTTGCGAAGCGCGACACATAGACGATTTCTTCACCCTCCAATTCCATGAGATTGACCGTTTCCTTGCTCTCTTGGTTCAGGCGACGCAGGTGAGGTTCCGCAATCTCGCGCACTTCGTTGGCGGCCAACACGCTGTGGCCAAACTCCAGCAATTTCGAGGACAGCACGTAAGCACGCGTGCGCGGATGCTGACGCAGATAGCCAAGCAAGCAGAGCGTGTGAGTGAGGCGTTGGACCGTGCTGGTGGTAAAGTTCGCTATCTGCGCCAGTTCCGAAAGCGTCAGTGCCCGCTGCGCCGTATTGAAGCACTCGAGTAGATGAAAGCACTTCCCTATGGACATGATGAACAGACGGTCGTCGGCGTGTTCACCGTGCTTGTTCGGGGCCGTTGCCATCGCCAGCTCAGCGCCAGATCTTGTCGAAAGCGCGCAGGAAATTGCCTCCGGCGATGCCGTCGATCTCGCTTGCCTTGAAACCGCTTCGATCGAGCGCCTCCAGCATCTTGGAAAACTGTCGTGGCGTCGGCGTTTCCTTCGGATAGCGGTCCGCAAGATCGTTGCCAAAAGCGTCGATGAAGACCCCTGCTGCCTCGGGATAGCCCTTGCTTAGGCTCAAGACGCGGTCGACTTCGGAAGCATTTTGGACACAGGCAAAGTCAGTTCCGATGCCGACGTGCTCAGAACCGACCAGATTAGCGACGTATTTCACGTGCTTGACGAAATTTTCGAGGGTCGGCGGCTGTGAAGGATCACCGTTCCA is part of the Bradyrhizobium canariense genome and encodes:
- a CDS encoding flavin-containing monooxygenase; the encoded protein is MTAKSAQLQQRRVAVIGAGPAGLVTAKTLKDKGFKVVVYEKGSMVGGAWVYDNDNGRNYLYRNLHINTSRKLTQFADFPFDAATQRIPDHRDMARYLNAYAHQFDLYSLIRFKADVAAIQPPVPGAAGDAGWTVRTADGQEGAFDAVVVCTGPFARAAHAEEIRGGFAGEYLHSSDYRTPEAFVGRRVCIIGAGNSAVDIASDICTTAARTVLVARSPVLVMPHVVLGRAIGDIGALLQRRFIPTAFRRRVMGWLIRAVHGDMTSHGFKPLTHRVHATISSTIIQDILFERVAVKQGIATIADRDIGFVDGSREAFDCIIAATGFVTEFPFLSEDIVRPVNNRLDLYKRIAAPGWPGLYFVGMINLDTPINHACERQAQWIARIESEALILPSEDDMRADIAAKQLWVEKIFGRAVRHSLQEDSVKYYAELARALRLGRRRKAARDGARKVSRLRRWRDEPRACVASSVFPSSSRSTNP
- a CDS encoding LysR substrate-binding domain-containing protein; the encoded protein is MQQDSLQWIINKFSLCVMPILDIDALRTFVSVVDQGSFAAAAGRVYRTQAAVTQRIQRLEANIGRPLLRKVGRAKRLTDDGVTLLDYARRILALHDEACASLVGTKVTGEIRLGAPDDASETILPGMLRRFATMFPEVRVVIHIARSAFLMQSLKQGEIDMAISTRDDPSHPRLRLRTAPTFWLSAAEFKLVRNEPVPLVMHDEPSLFRSIALDALEKAHIPMRLTHISGSLSGIRAAVRAGLGITARSIETLEPTFRVLGTADGLPPLPDVSLYLYLATLNAHPTARQLFDSLRDSFGEPD
- a CDS encoding flavin reductase family protein gives rise to the protein MPVLNEYASLARSLVSIDAAQFKAAMRCMASTVTVITSREGSVSNGMTATAVCSVSAAPPCILVVINQANKSHSLIERSGIFAVNVLSADQIAIAQHFALKPDDPLGRVDYRSGLTGVPMIEGCAAQLECVVEAQTKSGTHSVFIGRVVFVQETDRLPLIYRGGEFVELSRKSD
- a CDS encoding LLM class flavin-dependent oxidoreductase yields the protein MSKASTMHLCGFLIAGPVVHSHAIWRNPKHPTDFLGLAHYVEIAQLLERGRFDFLFFADRLAIADRYGASHRTGIRHGDQDATRMDPVPLLGALAAVTSHIGLGATRSTTYDAPYNIAREFATLDHISAGRAAWNVVTSMNDGEALNFGNVPHLGHDERYDRADEFMEVAFGLWDSWDEDALVLDRENGIYADPDKVHYLNHCGKWFQSRGPLNIPRSPQGRPVVIQAGSSGRGKAFAARWSEVIFALQPSLERMRAFKADVSMALADVGRPPDSSKVLMAMMPFIGESRSEAEEKRDLHDSLVDPLVGLSTLAAHANADFSDLPLDASVETVQSSGSQGNLAALKSIAAGQSITIADAGRIYGRGVMCPRFVGTAKDVAEQMADTVTSGAADGFVVSPAFLPDTFEDFVGEVVPILQEKGLFRREYEGRTLRDHLGMIATKDK
- a CDS encoding ABC transporter substrate-binding protein, with amino-acid sequence MMKSASAFNRRHIVGMLSLSLTGLGMRPSFGQGAEEIAIGMVLPFTGATGPYGPDMKKAADLVVKTINDAGGILGGRKFHLYIEDSETSATTSVTATHKLLDVNKVEVVGGFWGSPEALAAKPLILAANKVEMVSAAADAITDGDNKGQVYRFQAKSSQWGPAGAKVVTSLNLKKINILAQQNPFVVAMIEPFKAEMAKRGGTVLDVIMYNPNQASYRAEVEKAFGSEPDGVFCGSLLTDFVAIAKEVYRGGYQSKIVGLGTGADADGAFLKSVPPEVAEGIHHLQPGPPLNSDAYRKFVKEMGAPEGTVFLFAGNTHDQVCVTALAMEHAKSSDAAVWVKSIPEVCNPPGEEVDDIVRALEMVRAGKKTNFVGAGATVDFNERGDQLNRSFVHQVIHNGKNEIVEIVT
- a CDS encoding branched-chain amino acid ABC transporter permease; the encoded protein is MIAYLSTLGVLVSIAALVGLALNFQWGVAGLANFGVVGFVALGAYATALLAPHIGWFGAMVAAAAVSAAASTILAFLSIRLADDYLAIVTIGFGEIVGILLLNEDWLTGGAIGIADIPRPFSALVPMARYDAVLLCFSIVLVALAFVTLEMLVRSPFGRALRAVRDDPTVACALGKPVLLLRIKAFAIGGAVMGIAGALHAFFLTYIDPGQFTSIITAYAFMAVILGGRGSNIGLLIGVCTIMALIEATRFLKDVLQVVDGAQLSALRLGLVGIGIILLLILKPQGLLPEPRKQVRDFFPESEEDVEASRSSPGRSAFDSFESGFSKTEL
- a CDS encoding branched-chain amino acid ABC transporter permease; this translates as MVGQLVVDGLVSGLLLALPALALTIVFGILKFPNFAVGATLTLGAYTAWVINTFLHLSLLEAGAISALIVAGVLVLSDVLIFVRLRDRGSIVLLVASLGLSLILENICRFAFGNSTRNFNAEIARPMRWHGLRINHEQFVAAITVILCVIVVQLLLYASPLGRAMRATADNPALAAVRGIERETIVRITWALSGALLAMSGVLAGLDRAVDPLLGWNYQIPVFAAAILGGLGNPLGAVIGALVIGLTEELSTLILPTNYRQVVSFGIILLLLLIRTQGLLGGKAVRR
- a CDS encoding branched-chain amino acid ABC transporter ATP-binding protein, with product MSAEAPIPALSVRGLRAGYQGGGDIVRGISLDLAPETILAVIGPNGSGKSSFVKTLAGLLRSREGSIEVTGRAITGLSPARRVMSGLAYVPQEANVFRNLTIRENLKLATEFLRGRSGVGPAQEEQVLSLFPEIARRPKALAGNLSGGQRQMLAFACALLANPEVLLLDEPTAGLSPKFVGETMEAVIRVREAGVTVLLVEQNVAAALRIADEVMVLVAGRKSLQAPPSDVSSGDLADLFFGKMQ
- a CDS encoding ABC transporter ATP-binding protein, with the protein product MDVLKIGHVSKHFGGVAALSDCTLALGKGKVTGIIGPNGAGKTTLLNVISGLVKPDTGSVYFDGHDITSSPTHQIASFGLVRTFQIVRELGGLTVLENLLLAPPHQVGEKVGAALFLHRAVRQQDQENAARAREILVRLGLWHLADRSASALSGGQKKLLELARVLLLNPKLILLDEPAAGVAPPLLKDIIRLIRELNGEGISFGIVEHDMHLIGEVCHDVHVLAEGRTLVSGSFADVTSDERVIDAYLGMAL
- a CDS encoding LysR substrate-binding domain-containing protein; its protein translation is MARPLEINLLRTFVMLIEEQSVTRAARRLNRTQPAISLQLGRLSEAVGRPLFERDLRHPRLTRHGEMLLPYARQMLKMHDDARSRLSSEEIAGRVTLGCPDLYAAFLLPVTLASFREAYPGIEVTVRCALSAQLSEEISTGRIDVALATRMPNVHPNVASITLLRTEPLVWLGAKSGTAFQEKTLPLALLPEGNLYRDYALSALNNAGRAWRIACVSESIAGMEAMALADAAVIVLAESVKVTGLRRLNERDGMPPLPPVDLVLWRRELGVFPAADHLAAHIERDIGGLARAPGAL
- a CDS encoding IclR family transcriptional regulator — protein: MATAPNKHGEHADDRLFIMSIGKCFHLLECFNTAQRALTLSELAQIANFTTSTVQRLTHTLCLLGYLRQHPRTRAYVLSSKLLEFGHSVLAANEVREIAEPHLRRLNQESKETVNLMELEGEEIVYVSRFASVHPVSVNLHVGSRLPAFCSAAGRAILAYLAPEQAQAILARRRVAMTKYTVTDLKALNAILDRARRDMFVINDQEAYLGDISVAAPIFDRDGDVRSAINIAVPSSRWTVAGVKKELAPMLLECARRISRDIDGRS